A portion of the Chloroflexota bacterium genome contains these proteins:
- a CDS encoding helix-turn-helix domain-containing protein, whose product MRGVEERYNQPLEKLLPRMYNEMGLPRMAEALGVSRSTVWYWMLRYGVDLKKVALAPGETLETRTEKR is encoded by the coding sequence ATGAGAGGGGTGGAGGAGCGGTACAACCAGCCGCTGGAGAAGCTTTTGCCCCGGATGTACAACGAGATGGGGTTGCCCCGGATGGCAGAGGCGCTGGGGGTGAGCCGCAGCACCGTCTGGTACTGGATGCTCCGCTACGGGGTGGACCTGAAGAAGGTGGCCCTGGCCCCGGGGGAGACTCTGGAGACCAGGACGGAGAAGCGATGA
- a CDS encoding MarR family transcriptional regulator: MAAITPEAATKARVLRAFQESAPVDLSMSDAARRAGVSLATASTYIKVLVAEGALEESRRIGNAKLFRLR, from the coding sequence ATGGCAGCGATTACGCCTGAAGCCGCCACCAAAGCCAGAGTGCTCAGGGCATTTCAAGAATCAGCACCGGTCGATTTGAGCATGTCTGATGCTGCCAGACGCGCGGGGGTCAGCCTGGCCACAGCCTCAACCTACATCAAGGTCCTGGTAGCCGAGGGTGCGCTGGAGGAGTCACGCCGCATAGGGAACGCCAAGCTCTTCCGCCTCAGATGA